From a region of the Methylocystis hirsuta genome:
- a CDS encoding HlyD family secretion protein, translating to MKRLAVFIALALLAVVVWRVAYRPATPADVFLGYVEGEMLYIGPYETERVSSLAVSAGAEVKKGDPLFTMSTTLLDRARDESSARLSQLEAQVENLRAAMNRPEQIAVLQAALERAEAALQLSRVDYERQRTLYAKGHVAKAALDRAEMARARDEASVEEARRQVQASRMASRSQEIEAAEASLKQARAQLDALNIRIKRQSVVAPADGVVQDVFFRPGEIVNAGQPVVALLPPENRKVRFFISEPELPKISLGERMRVTCDGCADDLFGRVSYIASRQEYTPPVIFSDKERAKLVFKAEARLEGAARALPLGMPVAVGPATESTGAAQ from the coding sequence ATGAAGCGTCTCGCGGTCTTCATTGCGCTGGCGCTGCTGGCCGTCGTCGTTTGGCGCGTCGCCTATCGTCCGGCGACTCCCGCCGATGTCTTTCTGGGCTATGTCGAAGGAGAGATGCTCTACATCGGCCCTTACGAGACCGAAAGGGTCTCGAGCCTCGCGGTTTCGGCCGGCGCCGAGGTCAAAAAGGGCGATCCGCTGTTCACGATGTCGACGACGCTTCTCGATCGCGCGCGCGACGAGTCGTCGGCGCGCCTCTCCCAGCTCGAGGCGCAAGTCGAAAATCTGCGGGCGGCGATGAATCGCCCGGAGCAGATCGCCGTTCTGCAAGCGGCGCTGGAGCGCGCCGAGGCGGCGCTGCAATTGTCCCGCGTTGATTATGAGCGGCAACGAACGCTCTACGCCAAAGGTCATGTCGCGAAGGCGGCGCTCGATCGCGCCGAAATGGCCCGCGCGCGCGATGAGGCGAGCGTGGAGGAAGCGCGCCGGCAGGTTCAGGCTTCGCGCATGGCGAGTCGCTCGCAGGAGATTGAAGCCGCTGAAGCCAGTCTGAAACAGGCGCGCGCGCAACTCGACGCGCTGAACATCCGCATCAAGCGCCAGAGCGTGGTCGCGCCCGCCGACGGCGTCGTGCAAGACGTTTTTTTCCGCCCCGGCGAGATCGTCAACGCTGGTCAGCCGGTCGTGGCGCTATTGCCGCCCGAGAATCGCAAGGTGCGCTTCTTCATTTCCGAGCCGGAGCTGCCGAAGATCTCGCTGGGCGAACGGATGCGCGTCACCTGCGACGGCTGCGCCGACGACCTCTTTGGGCGCGTCAGCTATATCGCCAGCCGGCAGGAATATACGCCCCCCGTGATCTTCAGCGACAAGGAGCGCGCAAAACTCGTTTTTAAGGCCGAAGCGCGGCTCGAAGGCGCGGCGCGCGCGTTGCCGCTTGGCATGCCGGTCGCCGTCGGGCCGGCGACGGAGTCGACGGGAGCGGCGCAGTGA